A window of Natator depressus isolate rNatDep1 chromosome 3, rNatDep2.hap1, whole genome shotgun sequence genomic DNA:
GAGCTACTGTTGATTTACACAGTtttaatgagatcagaatcagcccaGGAACTCCTGTTAAATAAGCAACTTGAAGTCTTTGTTCTGCACAATTCTATAGCTGCTGGTTGAGCTTTAGTAACAGAATTACCTGTAACATAGGGAACTTGGAAAGCACAGTGGGCTCTTTCTCCTCTACCATTAAAATGGCTTCAAGCAGCTGTACATCTGCCCAGCTGAATCGGTTGCCAACAAGAAACTCTTGCCCATGTTGTTTCAAAACCTACAGAATACAAGGGAACACAGATGTTATGGGTATGAAAGAGATATATACACTGGATAAATACTGGCAACTGAGCTCAGTGTTATACTTTCAAAGTATACCAAGGTCATGGGCTGTGTAACAATCTTCTATGAAGCATctgtgtgggattttcaaaagcacttacgTGATTCATTGGCATCTGTGCTCCTCAATTGCTCAAGTGCTTTGGCAAATCCCACTCTCTGAATACAAAACCCTAGTATTAATAGCTGCAATAGAAAAAGTCTTAATTCTTGTACCTAGATGAGTATTTCCAGGTCACAGTAGAACCGTCCCACCCCTAGTCCAACAGCCTCTGTGCTTTTGAGGAGGACGAAAGTctcggggaaggagaacatcaagctgtagtgagggaaacgatcccatagttgggatcTTTCTTCCAGATAATGTCATGGTGTTCTCTCACAATGAGGATACCcctctgggggaggggaccccagttattaggaagaaacAGGTAATAGTAATGTGGGACTTGATTATCATAAATATAGATatttgggtttgtgatgaccgggagaactgcatggtgaattaCAAAGGTTGCAGACATCTcaaagacatctagatagacttatgtgcagtgctggggaggagatggtgattgtggtacatgtaggtaccagtgacagagaaaggaagaaaaaaggtcctggaggccaaatttaggctgctagataAGAAATTAAAGTCTAGGATGTCCATGGAAGCATTATCTGAAATGCTCCAGTTCTACAGACAGGGTCatttagacaggcagaactgcagtgtCTCAATGCATGTATGAGACAAAGGTGTTCAGATGAGGGACTTAGGTTTATTGGGATGTGGGggaccttttgggaaaggaggagcctatataggaaggatgggctccacctaaaccaaaatggaaacagattgctggcatgtaaaattaaaaaggttattGAGGAGCTTTTAAAGTAAGGGCtgagggaaagccaacaggtgtggaGGAACACATAGTTCAGGCAGAGACATaacttaggggaggatttattaaaggagTTATTCTATAGCCTAATAAAGAGGAGAGGACAGAAACTGATAAAGtgcaggtaggaactgaagagaaacagtcaaatgaaaaagagtcccattcaactACACTGCATGAagacagacaactaaatatttgacaaattttataagagCTCATGTGCAAATGCTGTAATGTAAAtattaagatgggtgaacttgagttattcaatgaggatattgatataataggtatcacagaaactttgtggaatgatgataataaaTGGGACTTGGTAATACCAgggaatgacagaataggtcatgctggtgtgggagtggcaccatatgtgaaagaaagtagagagtaaaatatagtaaaaatcttaaatgactcacactgtaccatagaatctctatgggtagaaattccatgcttgaataataagactatggcagtaggaatatactactacTAGAGAgtctacaaaaaaaaaccctcaacaatAAGGAGGGATTTCAACTACCCCCATATGACAGGGTACATGATACCTCAAGACGGGATGCAGAAAAATTTCTAGActccattaatgactgcttcttatAGCAGCTACTCCTGCGACCCACAAGGGGAAAGGCAAttcctgatttagtcctaagtggcacacaggatctaGTTAAAGAGGTGAACATAGCTGAACCActaagtaatagtgaccataaagtaattacatttaacatccttggggactcagcatgctcagtaacactggtgaagctggctgccctcactctgccccccaacTATTGGCAGGCATGGGCTGTctctgccaatttttttaaaaggctccagaggcgatcctggcaattactggCTGGTACACCTAAATTCAACACCAGGAAAATTgcctgaaactatagtaaagaaccgAATAATCAGACTCAGATTAATACGATTTGGTGGGGAAGAGTAaacgtggcttttgtaaagggaaatcacacctcaccaatctattagaattctttgagagcgtcaacaaatatgtggacaaggatgatcccgtggatatagtatacttgggctttcagaaaacctttgacaaggtccctcaccaaagggtgATTAGCAAAGTAAACCATCATAGGACAAGGGgaaaggtcctttcatggatcagtaactggttaaaagataggcaacaaagagtaggaatacatggtcagttttcacagttgggagaggtaaataatggggtTCCCCAagcatctgtactgggacctgagctgttcaacatattcataaatgatctggaaaaaaggggtaaacagtgaggtggcaaagtttgcagacaatacaaaattactcaagatcgtTAAGTCCAGAGCTGACAGCAGAatgttacaaaaggatctcacaaaactgggcgacTGGATgaaaaaatagcagatgaaagtcaaggttgataaatgctaagtaatgcacattggaaaacataatcgcaaatatatatgcaaaatgatggggtccaaattagcttttaccactcaagaaagatgttggtgtcattgtggacagttctctgaaaacatctgctcaatgtgtagtagcagtcaaaaaaatctaacagaatgttaggaaccataagaaaagagatagataataagacagaaaatatcataatgccactacataaatccacagtaaacccacaccttgaatagtgtgtgtagttctggtcatcccatctcacaAAAGATAACTTAGAATtagaaaaaagtacagagaatggcaacaaaaattattaggggtatggaacagcttccatacaaggaaaCTCCCTTCCCATATATATCTATTGTCTCTTACTGTAGGTGATTAGGGGTGCAGTTTTAAAGTAACACACTGGGATTTATCTGtgcaattcccattaactttaatagcAGCTGAGAGACTACAAATCATTCTGAACACTGAGCACTTATAAGGACAGGTCTACTCCTTTTTCAGACATCTATCTAAAATAGGGGGTGTGGTCATTCGATTCCTTTTGTTCAGTTTGGCAACAGAATATTGTTCATTGCAATCACAGGCATTTGTTCGAGTGCCTCCATTGTATGTCTTCATTCAACGATATGTAATGAAATGACTATAAATTGTTGCCTCACTATCACTTACTTTTTCATAGACTGGGAAGTATCTGGTTGTGGCCCTCTCGATGATTAAGGCAAGATTCCTCTCCTTAGATGGAGTGAAAACAAAGGTTATGATCATTCCCATGAGATCAGCTGTTCCTTCCACATACATGTCaatgctggagggaggggagagaagaaagcATGTTCAAATTATTTCAGGTTTTTCTTGCAAATTAGTAAAAGCAATTTTTGTATGATCCGTTACTGTTTGTATAATCGGCTTTTGTTTTATATGATAGCACTGTTAACATTTCACTGTTGCATTCATGCCTTGCTCCCTTTTTAATGACAATGCAGACATGCAAGCAAAGTTTTTCTGGTGACTGGTTCTTCTGATTCATTTATTTTTGCTCTTAAAATAAACCTATTGCTTATCAAAGATTCTAGGTTGAACAGCCCTGGAAGCTCAAGTCCTTTTCAGCCACAAAACCAGTGTCGTTACGTAATGGCAGCAAAACCATTTTAGTACTGTATTACAGAACAAGTTATGACTGCTCTGCCTGTATTAAAGATGTTTCACCCACAGGAAAACTGCAAATACTTGGAATTCTTTACTATTGGTGTTGCAATCCCAATTTGCTCAGCAAaacacaatacaaaacaaaaacaataaactACAACACGAAGGGCCCGATCCTGTTCAGACCCATTTCAGAAACAGTGGTTAAAACCTTAGTGCATAACAGCTTTTTCTCACCATTTCATACTCAACTTATGGTATTACATAAGTGTTAACTGGTAtaatatagagcagtggttcccaaacttgttccgctgcttgtggagggaaagccgctggtgggccagccggtttgtttacctgccgcgtccgcaggttcggccgatcgcagctcccagtggccgcggttcgctgctccaggccaatgggggctgcaggaagcggcgtgggccgagggacatactggccgccgcttccagcagctcccattggcctggagcagcgaaccgcggccagtgggagccgcgatcggccgaacctgcggacgtggcaggtaaacaaaccagcccggcccagcaggggctttccctgaacaagcagcggaacaagtttgggaaccactgatctatagaTATTCATTGTAGTTTATTAAGCAAAAAGGGGTGTTACAGTACAATGCTCTCTCTTTCAGATCCTTCCCATAGAGGTTGTACTTGGCAGCTATGTAGCTGAGAATGGCTCTGGTCTGCACCATCTTCATCCCATCAATTTCCACCAATGGTACTTGGTCAAACAGCAGGGCTCCATCTTTGGAAAGGAAAATACAAGAAGTACAatgaacaggagtatttgtggcatcttagagactaacaaatgtatttgagcattagctttcgtgggctacagcccacttcatcagatgcatagaatagaacatataaTAATAAGATATAttattatatctatatatatatatatatatatacacacgcatAAGGAGAACATGAactttttccttttcctactcccttcctttctccctgccCCTAATCCTCAATAAAAGAGCTGCAGTACATGTTCTGTGCACCACACTttaggagagatgtggacaaattggagagtccagaggagagcaacaaaaaatgatcaaaggtttagaaaacctgacctataaggaaagtttaaaaaaaataaattggcaTGTTAAGTCTtgtgaaaagaagactgagtggggagctgataaCAACCTTCCCATGTGTTATAAAGACGACCGTGATCAATTATTCTGCACAAGGGAGATTAGGTTAAATGTTAGGAAAAAGTTTCGAATTATAAAGGTCtttaagctctgaaataggcttccaagggaggctgtggaatctttGTCATTCCAGGTTTTTAAGTACAGTACAGGTCAGACAagcacctgtcaaggatggtctaggtttacttggccctgcctcagcacagagcctgggctagatgacctcttgaggtcccttccagccctacatttctatgattctatatagcTAACAAAGATGGGCCAATTCTTCATCAGATTCATCTGCTTGTATGTTGTCTCTCCAATCCACT
This region includes:
- the LOC141984643 gene encoding glutathione S-transferase-like, whose protein sequence is MSGKPKLTYANGRGRMESIRWLLAAAGVEFEEEFLETREQYQKLIKDGALLFDQVPLVEIDGMKMVQTRAILSYIAAKYNLYGKDLKERAFIDMYVEGTADLMGMIITFVFTPSKERNLALIIERATTRYFPVYEKVLKQHGQEFLVGNRFSWADVQLLEAILMVEEKEPTVLSKFPMLQDFKARISNIPTIKKFLQPGSQRKPPPDDQYVATVMAIFKKD